A stretch of Candidatus Symbiobacter mobilis CR DNA encodes these proteins:
- a CDS encoding bifunctional diguanylate cyclase/phosphodiesterase gives MKSKWPIRSLLIVSLVCSNILVFGLSWYSLHRSKLQHEANARTLSQNIARAVNREVADGMEMVDLALSALGDELEHQLLAHGSIDLPAMGALVNRYEQRLPHIEAIAVTDAQGWILIDRTADPRTRVHVAHREHFSRHQERPNLGLIVTKPFLLRAPDRYAMVLSKRYDAVGGHFAGTVYAMTTPEYFARMLSRFSIGPQDAIVLRDADLGLIARYPSIADRVGGRIGDNKVSERLQKLAASGVESATYDATVNSDGIDRIITFQRMGSTPMTVLVGLATEDHLSNWKQERTMTLGVASGFLLLSMLLGWIMLRMLQQAMAREDMLAQHTDAYQSILATTLDGYLSLDGRGQVRDANPTYCRLSKYTRDELLGMRIHHLTTQEDAARTLKHIQEIIEEGNAQFESIHRRKDGSLWNVEVSTTYRDVPGGQFFVFLRDITERKQAETNLRIAATVFESHEGMIVTDANQVILRINRAFTDITGYTAGEVLGQTPSLWKTARQESSYYDAMWAGIRFTGMWQGELWNRRKNGEEYPAWFSISAVREAAGVTTHYVAIFSDITQRKASEESLMQLAFYDPLTKLPNRKLLADRLHQALASSARHQHQCALLQVDVDDFRTFNDALGHEKGDQLLQQVAKRLTACVREGDTVARLGGDEFLVLMEDLSAQPQDAANQAKMVGVKVLAALCQPYTIDEVEHRRSCSIGITLLDGAKIDGIEEPLKWAELAMYQAKEAGRNTLRFFDPQMQAIVNVRASIEHNLHRALQENEFRLYYQPQVDESGRILGFEALIRWLDPQRGMVPPGEFIPMAEESHLIVSIGRWVLEEACRQLASWADDPATAHLTIAVNVSARQFHQDEFVEQVLHTLHHSGARANHLKLELTESLLISTVETVIGKMNALKSIGLRFSLDDFGTGYSSLAYLKRLPLDQLKIDQSFVRNILVEPNDAAIARMVIALAQSMGLSVIAEGVETVAQRDFLYDMGCHNYQGYLYGRPMPIADLTRLLHPVMQATC, from the coding sequence ATGAAGTCGAAATGGCCCATTCGCTCGTTGCTGATCGTCAGCCTGGTATGTAGCAACATCCTGGTTTTCGGCTTGTCCTGGTACTCCCTGCACCGCAGCAAGTTGCAGCACGAAGCCAATGCACGCACCCTATCCCAAAACATCGCACGGGCTGTCAACCGCGAGGTGGCCGATGGCATGGAAATGGTCGATCTGGCGCTCAGTGCCCTTGGCGATGAACTGGAACACCAACTCCTTGCGCATGGCAGCATCGATCTTCCAGCCATGGGCGCCCTGGTCAACCGTTATGAACAGCGGCTGCCCCACATCGAAGCCATTGCTGTCACCGACGCGCAAGGCTGGATACTGATTGACCGTACTGCCGACCCCCGCACCCGTGTCCACGTCGCCCATCGGGAACACTTCTCTCGCCACCAAGAACGCCCCAACCTGGGCTTGATCGTCACCAAGCCTTTTCTGCTACGCGCTCCTGATCGATACGCCATGGTCCTGAGCAAGCGGTACGACGCAGTGGGCGGACACTTTGCAGGAACTGTCTATGCCATGACGACGCCGGAGTACTTTGCGCGAATGCTCTCCCGTTTCTCGATAGGCCCGCAAGATGCCATCGTCCTGCGCGACGCTGACTTGGGTTTGATTGCACGCTACCCCTCCATTGCTGATCGCGTAGGCGGTCGCATCGGCGACAACAAAGTGTCCGAGCGATTGCAAAAGTTGGCAGCTTCCGGCGTCGAATCCGCCACCTACGATGCCACGGTCAACAGTGACGGCATCGATCGGATCATCACCTTCCAACGCATGGGTTCCACGCCCATGACGGTGTTGGTGGGCCTTGCGACCGAAGACCACCTCTCGAACTGGAAGCAAGAACGCACCATGACGCTCGGGGTGGCATCGGGCTTTTTGCTGCTTTCCATGCTACTCGGCTGGATCATGTTGCGCATGCTTCAGCAAGCCATGGCTAGGGAAGACATGCTCGCGCAGCATACCGACGCTTACCAAAGCATCCTTGCCACCACGCTGGACGGCTACCTCTCGCTCGACGGTCGCGGACAAGTTCGGGACGCCAACCCCACCTACTGCAGACTGTCCAAATACACCCGTGACGAATTGCTCGGAATGCGTATCCACCATCTCACCACCCAGGAAGACGCAGCCAGAACCCTCAAGCACATCCAGGAAATCATCGAAGAAGGCAATGCGCAGTTCGAGTCCATCCATCGACGCAAGGATGGCTCGCTGTGGAACGTCGAGGTCAGCACCACCTACCGGGATGTACCTGGGGGGCAGTTCTTCGTTTTTCTGCGCGACATCACCGAACGCAAGCAAGCCGAGACGAATCTCCGCATCGCAGCGACGGTCTTTGAATCGCACGAAGGGATGATCGTGACCGACGCAAACCAGGTCATCCTGCGAATCAACCGTGCGTTCACTGATATCACGGGCTACACCGCAGGGGAAGTGTTGGGGCAAACCCCCAGCTTGTGGAAAACCGCCCGCCAGGAATCCTCGTACTACGATGCCATGTGGGCCGGAATCCGGTTCACGGGGATGTGGCAGGGTGAGTTGTGGAACCGCCGCAAAAACGGAGAGGAGTACCCTGCCTGGTTCAGCATCAGCGCCGTACGCGAGGCTGCCGGAGTCACGACGCATTACGTCGCCATTTTTAGTGACATCACCCAACGCAAGGCTTCCGAAGAAAGCCTCATGCAGCTTGCGTTCTACGACCCTCTGACCAAACTGCCCAACCGGAAATTGCTTGCCGACCGCCTGCACCAGGCGCTGGCTTCCAGTGCCCGCCACCAACATCAGTGCGCGCTATTGCAGGTCGATGTGGATGATTTCCGCACCTTCAACGATGCGCTGGGGCACGAAAAAGGCGACCAGCTCTTGCAACAGGTCGCCAAGCGTCTGACAGCGTGCGTGCGTGAAGGAGACACGGTGGCACGCCTGGGCGGCGACGAATTTCTCGTCCTGATGGAGGACCTCAGCGCCCAGCCGCAAGACGCCGCCAACCAGGCCAAGATGGTGGGGGTGAAGGTCCTCGCAGCGCTATGCCAGCCCTACACCATCGACGAAGTCGAACACCGGCGCAGTTGCAGCATTGGCATCACCCTGCTTGATGGCGCCAAGATCGACGGAATCGAAGAACCTTTGAAGTGGGCCGAGCTGGCGATGTACCAAGCCAAGGAAGCTGGACGCAACACCCTGCGGTTTTTCGACCCACAGATGCAGGCCATCGTCAACGTCCGCGCCTCGATAGAACACAACCTGCACCGCGCTTTGCAGGAAAACGAGTTCCGCTTGTACTACCAGCCCCAAGTCGACGAATCCGGGCGTATCCTGGGCTTCGAGGCATTGATCCGTTGGCTAGACCCGCAACGGGGTATGGTGCCGCCGGGAGAATTCATCCCCATGGCGGAAGAAAGCCACTTGATCGTTTCCATAGGGCGGTGGGTATTGGAAGAAGCGTGCAGACAGCTTGCAAGCTGGGCTGACGACCCTGCCACGGCACACTTGACGATCGCAGTGAACGTCAGCGCCAGACAGTTCCACCAAGATGAATTCGTCGAACAGGTATTGCACACCCTGCACCATTCCGGTGCCCGTGCCAACCATCTCAAGCTCGAATTGACCGAAAGCCTGTTGATTTCAACGGTTGAAACGGTCATCGGCAAGATGAATGCGCTCAAGTCGATCGGGCTGCGCTTCTCGCTGGACGACTTCGGAACGGGTTATTCGTCCCTGGCGTATCTCAAACGGCTGCCACTCGATCAGCTCAAAATTGACCAGAGCTTCGTGCGCAACATCCTCGTAGAGCCGAACGACGCAGCCATCGCGAGGATGGTGATCGCCCTTGCACAGAGCATGGGTCTATCGGTCATTGCAGAAGGGGTGGAGACCGTTGCCCAGCGCGACTTTCTGTACGACATGGGTTGCCACAACTACCAAGGCTATCTATATGGTCGCCCGATGCCGATTGCCGACCTCACCCGCTTGCTTCATCCCGTCATGCAGGCTACGTGTTGA
- the dusA gene encoding tRNA dihydrouridine(20/20a) synthase DusA: MPTPSVCATHHTVCVAPMLDLTDRHCRHFHRLLTKRALLYTEMVTTGALLHGDVPRHLRHDEDEAPVALQLGGSDPAELAQCARLGEQWGYTEINLNCGCPSERVQRGAFGASLMQAPHRVAECVAAMCDAVSVPVTVKHRIGIDKIESYDFVRDFVGTVHEAGCHTFIVHARNAWLQGLCPAQNRSIPPLRPQWVYQLKREFPQLCIVLNGGVTTNEEVRMHLDPVDGVMLGRAAYRYPWLLHEWDGAFFGTQPRTLDRDAIERQMVEYMHRQARENGTPWPSIARHMLGLRHGLPAARRWRQVWGDASLRQEAPERVMEWARIGVLPVRQTALAKMPPAAQQL; this comes from the coding sequence ATGCCTACACCCTCCGTTTGCGCTACCCACCACACTGTTTGTGTTGCGCCGATGCTCGACCTTACGGATCGGCATTGCCGACATTTCCACAGGCTCTTGACCAAGCGTGCGTTGCTCTATACCGAAATGGTCACTACGGGGGCTTTGTTGCATGGCGACGTTCCACGCCATTTGCGCCATGACGAAGACGAAGCCCCCGTAGCCTTGCAGCTCGGGGGTAGCGACCCAGCAGAACTTGCGCAGTGCGCCAGGCTGGGGGAGCAGTGGGGCTACACGGAAATCAACCTCAATTGCGGCTGCCCCAGCGAGCGGGTGCAACGGGGTGCATTCGGGGCCAGCCTGATGCAGGCGCCGCACCGTGTGGCAGAGTGCGTGGCGGCGATGTGCGACGCAGTCTCCGTGCCGGTGACCGTCAAACACCGCATCGGTATCGACAAGATCGAAAGCTACGACTTTGTGCGAGATTTCGTCGGTACTGTCCACGAGGCCGGGTGCCACACTTTCATCGTGCATGCCCGCAACGCCTGGTTACAGGGGCTGTGCCCGGCGCAAAACCGTAGCATTCCCCCTTTGCGGCCACAGTGGGTGTACCAGCTCAAGCGCGAATTTCCCCAACTTTGCATCGTCCTCAACGGTGGGGTGACGACGAACGAAGAAGTACGGATGCACTTGGATCCAGTGGACGGCGTGATGCTTGGCAGGGCGGCCTACAGATACCCGTGGCTGTTGCACGAGTGGGATGGCGCATTTTTCGGCACACAGCCCAGGACGTTGGATCGGGATGCCATCGAACGGCAGATGGTCGAGTACATGCACCGCCAAGCCCGGGAAAACGGCACCCCATGGCCATCGATTGCCCGGCACATGCTGGGGCTGCGGCATGGCTTGCCTGCTGCACGGCGCTGGCGGCAAGTGTGGGGCGATGCCTCCTTGCGCCAGGAAGCACCGGAACGGGTGATGGAGTGGGCACGCATAGGCGTGCTGCCGGTCAGGCAAACAGCTTTGGCCAAGATGCCTCCCGCCGCGCAGCAGTTGTAG
- a CDS encoding SPFH domain-containing protein, translating to MEVAVILFIIAVVFVTQSVKVVPQQHAWVVERLGKYNGTLTPGLNLLMPFIDRVAYKHVLKEIPLDIPSQVCITRDNTQLQVDGILYFQVTDPMRASYGASNYIAAISQLAQTTLRSVIGKLELDKTFEEREIINAQIVQAIDEAATNWGVKVLRYEIKDLTPPKEILHAMQQQITAEREKRALIAASEGRRQENINIAAGEREAFIARSEGEKQAEINRAQGEAQATLAVAEANARAIERIAAAIRQPGGEQAVQLKVAEKSIEAYSRVAADATTTLIVPSNMTELSALLTSAMKMTQVNKGA from the coding sequence ATGGAAGTCGCCGTCATCCTCTTCATCATTGCTGTGGTCTTCGTCACCCAGTCAGTCAAGGTCGTTCCCCAACAACATGCCTGGGTCGTCGAGCGGCTGGGCAAGTACAACGGTACGCTCACCCCAGGGTTGAACCTGCTCATGCCTTTCATCGACAGGGTCGCGTACAAGCACGTGCTCAAGGAAATTCCCCTGGATATTCCCAGCCAGGTATGCATCACCCGCGACAACACGCAGTTACAGGTCGATGGAATCCTGTATTTCCAGGTCACCGACCCGATGCGCGCAAGCTATGGAGCCAGCAACTACATCGCTGCTATTTCGCAGTTGGCGCAAACGACGCTGCGTTCCGTCATCGGCAAGCTCGAACTCGACAAGACGTTCGAGGAACGAGAAATCATCAACGCCCAGATAGTACAAGCCATTGATGAAGCCGCAACGAACTGGGGGGTGAAGGTCTTGCGCTATGAAATCAAGGACTTGACCCCGCCCAAGGAAATTTTGCACGCGATGCAGCAGCAAATCACAGCCGAGCGCGAAAAGCGTGCGCTTATCGCCGCTTCCGAAGGCCGCAGGCAGGAAAACATCAACATCGCGGCTGGCGAGCGCGAAGCCTTTATTGCCCGTTCCGAAGGGGAAAAACAGGCCGAAATCAACCGCGCCCAAGGCGAAGCCCAGGCCACGCTGGCCGTTGCCGAAGCCAACGCACGAGCCATTGAGCGCATCGCTGCTGCGATCCGCCAGCCCGGGGGGGAACAAGCCGTGCAGCTCAAAGTGGCAGAAAAGTCTATCGAAGCCTATTCGCGTGTCGCCGCCGATGCCACGACCACACTCATCGTTCCGAGCAATATGACCGAACTCAGCGCACTGCTGACTTCGGCCATGAAGATGACGCAGGTCAACAAGGGGGCGTAG
- a CDS encoding diguanylate cyclase domain-containing protein — protein sequence MLDLLPHMTSRSSLAGLATLPQSLAARLAWLAAYVLAGAFAQHAFTIPICGGHLLWPPAGIALVALILGGRGYIPVVFLGAWLLQLQQGYPWWNAALIAMGCTAAAALSCRVLAHDERFDPGFGHPRDFFVLAMSASLGAALHAMVWFLSQQLADIVDDPLPLAIHWWQGNVLGVLLFTPLLLALWTWWAHRTFPSSSDIRAFLGCLVLLATVGSLPFWNDKVETTYGLVSYCLTLLIVLWAAIRFERVSALLITTFAVIQTLMSAHLAHVALAHSPSYHHGLFFWALALTLVGVGVCVLLLMSHRRSVEAALHDSLAFQVQILNSVAAEVAVLDAQGALIRVNERWRAFADHPAHTACRSCRIAPSGQDYRSSCPPCHDFPNLSAGIEAVLHGESPLFQAEYPCRCPDEPVRWFHCCVLPWHMHAQTGVTITHVDISALKAAQHASQESTAAMQTIINTSLDGFWKTDAEGRLLDVNYAYCQMSGYSREELLRMRIPDLEAVENAASTAQHLEKLMREGRDLFETCHRRKDGSVWNVEISTIVHRSDAMHLFVFLRDVTERTQIQARLAKHEAMLSRTEGIAHVGSWEWHIGTDTVTWSQEMFRLFQRDPAEGAPPFAEHDQCFSTTSMQRLREVIDKALHDKEPFELELEILRADGQTRICLGRGYVHTGADGNVERLFGSMQDIHDRKERENQVHRMAFYDPLTQLPNRRMLGDALAQAMTSSQRSGRHCAVLLLDLDNFKPLNDNYGHLVGDALLIEAGRRISACVRAADTVSRLGGDEFVVLLTELDEERAYSASQAQHIAKKICTALSVPYTLTVDTPRSQTIEHLSSVSIGVTLFVGSQLRQDDILRNADTAMYRAKASGRNAVQFDTPTLDTEHTA from the coding sequence GTGCTTGACCTCCTGCCCCACATGACTTCCCGCTCTTCCCTTGCCGGGTTGGCTACGCTGCCGCAGTCCCTTGCTGCGCGATTGGCTTGGCTTGCAGCCTACGTTCTGGCAGGGGCATTTGCGCAGCACGCTTTCACCATACCGATTTGTGGTGGCCATCTGCTCTGGCCTCCAGCCGGCATTGCCCTGGTTGCGTTGATCCTGGGAGGACGTGGGTACATCCCCGTTGTCTTTCTTGGCGCATGGCTACTCCAACTTCAACAGGGATACCCATGGTGGAATGCAGCGCTGATCGCGATGGGATGCACCGCTGCTGCCGCGCTCTCTTGCAGGGTGCTTGCCCATGATGAACGCTTCGACCCTGGGTTTGGGCACCCTCGGGATTTTTTTGTGCTGGCAATGTCCGCATCACTGGGGGCAGCACTCCATGCGATGGTTTGGTTTTTGTCCCAGCAATTGGCGGACATCGTCGATGACCCGCTCCCGCTTGCCATCCATTGGTGGCAGGGTAATGTTTTGGGCGTGTTGCTATTCACTCCTCTTCTTCTTGCACTGTGGACGTGGTGGGCGCATCGCACCTTTCCTTCTTCCTCCGACATCCGGGCCTTTCTTGGATGCTTGGTATTGCTTGCTACGGTAGGAAGCCTGCCGTTCTGGAATGACAAGGTCGAAACAACGTATGGGCTGGTGTCCTATTGCCTGACATTGCTGATCGTGCTATGGGCTGCTATCCGTTTCGAACGGGTGAGTGCGTTACTGATCACCACTTTCGCCGTTATCCAAACCCTCATGAGCGCGCACCTTGCCCATGTTGCCTTGGCTCATTCGCCCTCGTATCACCATGGGCTGTTCTTTTGGGCGCTCGCTCTCACTCTCGTTGGCGTTGGAGTCTGCGTCCTTCTGCTGATGTCGCATCGCAGGTCGGTAGAGGCGGCATTGCATGACAGCCTCGCTTTTCAGGTGCAAATTCTGAATTCCGTGGCTGCAGAAGTCGCCGTCCTCGATGCCCAGGGTGCGTTGATCCGTGTCAACGAACGCTGGCGTGCTTTTGCCGATCACCCAGCCCACACGGCATGCCGTAGCTGCAGAATAGCCCCATCTGGTCAGGACTACCGCTCCAGTTGCCCTCCCTGCCACGATTTTCCGAATCTATCTGCCGGCATCGAAGCCGTACTCCATGGGGAATCTCCCCTCTTTCAGGCAGAGTACCCTTGTCGTTGTCCCGACGAGCCTGTGCGCTGGTTCCACTGCTGTGTCCTGCCATGGCACATGCACGCGCAAACGGGGGTGACGATCACCCATGTCGATATCTCTGCGCTCAAGGCAGCCCAACATGCTTCGCAGGAGAGTACAGCAGCGATGCAGACCATCATCAACACTAGCCTTGATGGTTTCTGGAAAACCGACGCAGAAGGTCGGCTGCTGGACGTGAACTACGCCTACTGCCAAATGTCTGGGTATTCCCGCGAGGAATTGCTGCGTATGCGCATCCCCGATCTGGAAGCCGTGGAAAACGCAGCATCCACCGCACAGCACCTCGAGAAGCTGATGCGGGAAGGCCGCGATCTTTTTGAAACTTGCCACCGCCGTAAGGATGGTTCTGTCTGGAACGTCGAAATCAGCACCATCGTTCATCGCAGCGATGCCATGCACCTATTCGTTTTCTTGCGCGATGTCACCGAACGCACCCAGATCCAGGCGCGGTTGGCCAAGCACGAAGCCATGCTTTCCCGCACGGAAGGCATTGCCCACGTGGGAAGCTGGGAATGGCATATCGGCACAGATACCGTCACCTGGTCGCAAGAGATGTTCCGCCTTTTTCAGCGTGACCCTGCCGAGGGTGCCCCGCCCTTTGCCGAACATGACCAGTGCTTCTCCACGACATCCATGCAACGGTTGCGGGAAGTCATCGACAAGGCACTACACGACAAAGAACCCTTCGAGCTGGAACTGGAAATTCTTCGTGCAGATGGGCAAACCCGCATCTGCCTGGGGCGAGGCTACGTCCATACCGGTGCGGATGGCAACGTCGAACGCTTATTTGGTTCGATGCAAGACATCCATGACCGCAAGGAACGCGAAAACCAGGTACATCGGATGGCGTTCTACGACCCCCTTACCCAACTCCCCAACCGACGAATGCTGGGAGACGCCCTGGCGCAAGCGATGACATCAAGCCAGCGTAGCGGGCGCCATTGCGCGGTGCTGCTGCTCGACCTGGACAATTTCAAACCGCTCAACGACAACTACGGGCACCTGGTAGGCGATGCGCTGTTGATCGAAGCGGGTCGGCGAATCTCGGCATGTGTGCGTGCTGCGGATACGGTGTCCCGTCTGGGGGGCGACGAGTTCGTCGTACTGCTGACCGAGCTGGACGAGGAACGAGCGTACTCAGCCTCGCAAGCCCAGCACATCGCCAAGAAAATTTGTACAGCCCTGTCAGTACCCTATACCCTCACGGTGGACACTCCCCGATCCCAGACCATCGAGCACCTCAGCTCAGTCAGTATCGGTGTGACCCTTTTCGTGGGTAGCCAGCTCCGCCAGGACGACATCCTGCGCAATGCCGACACCGCGATGTACCGCGCCAAGGCCTCCGGGCGCAATGCTGTCCAGTTCGATACCCCAACCTTGGATACAGAGCACACAGCATGA
- a CDS encoding SPOR domain-containing protein, whose product MAETEPPLSLDRFPYPAVSSLYRAIVGELHPDHYLGVFAKLEASNRTSWYVPSWNWAASLNTINWMVFRKMWGALLAYLALVTAIPLLVLGLGRLVLRWPQPIELGIMASLLVLAFLIPGAVGDLLFHARCRTLVYRALAAHPTLQDACTALEQIASTRRRLIRILMANFFVWILGLLVFVLFPAKPALPLAPGAVSAASASGPVVPAASAALTPASCPPVTCPAVPAVPMALPASETASSAVAPVSSPSSEPQATAVPSPASSSGEPPAPAPAVDAPILQPLPAPAVSAAVQAVPPVPHIPPHTAPAVPAVARPYFVNAGLFANPANAHAVQARLIGHGFPVTLQEVRARGKELTRVRVGPFSSRVQATHVITRIRALQLEATLVRP is encoded by the coding sequence ATGGCCGAGACCGAACCTCCCCTATCGCTGGATCGCTTTCCTTACCCTGCCGTATCCTCCCTGTACCGTGCCATCGTCGGCGAACTCCATCCCGACCACTACCTCGGCGTATTCGCCAAACTCGAAGCCAGCAACCGCACGAGCTGGTACGTTCCTTCCTGGAACTGGGCCGCCAGCCTGAACACCATCAATTGGATGGTGTTCCGCAAGATGTGGGGGGCGCTGCTTGCGTACCTGGCCCTCGTCACGGCCATTCCCTTGCTGGTACTGGGCTTGGGGCGCCTGGTTTTGCGCTGGCCGCAGCCCATTGAGCTTGGTATCATGGCCTCGCTCTTGGTACTGGCTTTCCTGATTCCCGGAGCCGTCGGCGACCTTCTCTTCCACGCACGGTGCCGTACTCTGGTCTACCGTGCGCTGGCTGCACATCCCACCTTGCAGGATGCATGCACGGCACTGGAACAGATCGCCAGTACGCGTCGGCGTCTGATCCGCATCCTCATGGCCAACTTCTTCGTTTGGATACTCGGGCTTTTGGTGTTTGTCCTATTCCCCGCCAAGCCCGCGCTTCCCCTTGCCCCTGGGGCGGTGTCTGCCGCCAGCGCTTCCGGCCCCGTCGTCCCGGCTGCTTCTGCGGCGCTCACTCCAGCTTCCTGCCCACCAGTCACTTGTCCGGCGGTTCCTGCCGTTCCTATGGCACTGCCTGCCTCCGAGACTGCATCTAGTGCAGTAGCCCCGGTATCTTCGCCTTCTTCAGAGCCTCAGGCGACTGCCGTCCCATCCCCAGCTTCTTCCTCTGGGGAACCCCCTGCCCCCGCGCCAGCGGTAGACGCACCGATCTTGCAGCCACTTCCCGCGCCGGCCGTTTCCGCAGCAGTGCAGGCTGTGCCTCCCGTGCCACATATCCCACCACATACTGCCCCAGCCGTGCCCGCAGTGGCTCGTCCGTATTTCGTCAACGCAGGTCTTTTTGCCAATCCAGCCAACGCCCACGCAGTACAAGCAAGGCTGATAGGCCATGGTTTCCCAGTGACTTTGCAAGAGGTACGCGCCCGTGGCAAAGAGCTGACCCGGGTTCGCGTAGGTCCTTTTTCCTCCCGTGTGCAGGCCACGCATGTCATAACCAGGATTCGCGCACTCCAGCTCGAAGCCACGCTCGTGCGCCCTTGA
- the miaB gene encoding tRNA (N6-isopentenyl adenosine(37)-C2)-methylthiotransferase MiaB, whose protein sequence is MSAKVFVKTYGCQMNEYDSDKILDVLRCTWGYAQAQDVEDADLIVFNTCSVREKAREKLYSELGRVRLRKKPSALIAVGGCVASMEGTAVIERMPCVNVVFGPQTLHRVGAMVQEYLRTRNPQVDVGFPGIEKFTYFPMPQVHGASAFVSIMEGCGNRCSYCVVPLTRGEEQSRPMREVLREVTCLASQGVKELTLLGQNVNAWASPLPAESGLGLDTLLEEVANVAGIERLRFLTSHPRFFVPGLVDAFGTIPKLASQLHLPVQHGSDRILAAMGRGYTVAQYIDLVQRLRAVRPGMSIGSDFIVGFPGETEEDFAQLIKLVDLVEFDNSFSFLYSPRPNTPAALLEDDTPRMVKQRRLRQLQEAITQNIERISARLVGTVQTVLVEGPSARDSAELAGRTECNRVVNFPGVPSLVGQMVPVRITETRTYSLRGECLQTFHRC, encoded by the coding sequence ATGAGTGCCAAAGTCTTCGTCAAGACGTATGGCTGCCAGATGAACGAGTACGACTCGGACAAGATCCTCGATGTGCTGCGTTGCACTTGGGGCTATGCGCAGGCGCAAGACGTCGAAGACGCAGACCTGATCGTTTTCAACACCTGTTCCGTCCGGGAAAAAGCCCGGGAGAAACTGTATTCGGAGCTGGGGCGGGTTCGTCTGCGCAAAAAACCCAGCGCATTGATTGCCGTTGGAGGGTGCGTGGCCAGCATGGAAGGCACCGCAGTGATCGAGCGCATGCCTTGCGTGAACGTCGTTTTTGGGCCGCAGACGCTGCATCGGGTGGGGGCCATGGTGCAGGAGTACCTCCGCACCCGTAACCCGCAGGTCGATGTGGGTTTTCCGGGAATCGAGAAATTCACATACTTCCCTATGCCGCAGGTACATGGCGCCAGCGCTTTTGTCTCGATCATGGAAGGTTGCGGCAACCGGTGTAGCTACTGCGTGGTGCCCCTGACCCGTGGCGAAGAGCAGAGCCGCCCCATGCGCGAGGTACTGCGGGAAGTGACCTGCTTGGCGAGCCAGGGTGTTAAGGAACTGACCCTGTTGGGGCAGAACGTCAATGCGTGGGCTTCTCCGCTGCCAGCAGAGTCCGGCCTGGGGCTGGATACCTTATTGGAGGAAGTCGCCAACGTCGCTGGGATCGAACGCCTTCGCTTTCTGACCAGTCACCCCAGGTTTTTTGTTCCTGGGCTGGTCGATGCGTTCGGGACGATCCCGAAGTTGGCCAGCCAATTGCACTTACCAGTGCAGCACGGTAGCGATCGCATCTTGGCTGCAATGGGGCGGGGCTACACCGTGGCGCAATACATCGACCTGGTGCAACGATTGCGAGCGGTCCGCCCAGGCATGTCGATTGGTAGCGATTTCATCGTTGGGTTCCCTGGCGAAACCGAGGAGGATTTTGCACAGCTCATCAAGTTGGTCGATCTCGTCGAATTCGACAACAGCTTCAGTTTTTTGTACAGCCCCCGCCCCAATACGCCTGCAGCGCTGCTGGAGGACGATACCCCGCGCATGGTCAAGCAGCGCAGGCTGCGTCAGTTGCAAGAAGCAATCACGCAGAACATCGAACGCATCAGTGCCAGGCTCGTCGGCACAGTGCAGACCGTGTTGGTGGAAGGGCCTTCCGCGCGTGACAGCGCAGAACTGGCGGGCCGCACGGAATGCAACAGAGTGGTGAATTTCCCAGGCGTGCCTTCCCTGGTTGGGCAGATGGTTCCAGTGCGGATCACCGAGACCCGCACCTACAGCCTGCGTGGGGAGTGCCTACAGACGTTCCATCGTTGCTAG